GGAGATCCACTCAAAATTTTGACTTTGAATTGATGTTTGTAGTTGTCGGATTTGattgacacttttaatatatctaaataatatTAGTTGTATATACCAATGAGGGTTTTGAGGGTAAATGATAACGAGATGTGAAAGCGAAAAACCCTAGTGACTTTTCTCGCTTATTTTTCTTCCGCCGCCTTCATGGATTTCGGCGGCCATCCAACTGGAAAACCGGGCCTTTCATTTCCTACAGTTTCTGCTAACTTTGTTTCTATTCATGCGTCCACTTTGAATAAGCCCCCGGGCTCTGACCATAGCGGTCAAACACTTGACGTCAACCATGTTTAAGGTGATCTGGTGACGAACCCTAACCAGGAGGGTTCTGCTGAGGATGCTTTAAAAGGAACGAATTCCACTGACGCTGGcgatggaaaatgagagaagTTTAATGTCTCTTATGCTGATGTTACTACCAATCGTGTTCCGAAGCGCCCGGACCTCCCGGCACACAGATTTCTCTCACTCAGACCCTCTTAGGAGGGTGATCACTTCTCCTTCAAAATCCCTAAATAAATCTACACGAAGGAGGTTAATGAGTTTTCTCATGCTTTAACCGGAATATTATTTCTTAAGAAATGAGAGAAATTGCGTCCTGCCATGGTTATCAAGAACGAGCTTCAACATCTTTGGGGAGCCAAAGCGACATGGCAATTGATACCACTGGGAAAAGGATATTACACAATGATGTTTCACAACGCAGAGGACAAACTTCAAGCGAAAAGCAAGCCGATATGGGAGATATTTGGCGGGCACGTTCGGTTGAGAGAATGGACTAAGAATTTTGATCCTTTTAAGGAGCATTCTTCTTTGGCCAACGTTTGGGTCCGGATTCATTACTTGCCTATTGAGTACTGGAACGTGGAGATTCTTGCTGGAATTGGTCGTTTTGTGGGTCACCCTCTCAAAATTGATGGGGCATCTGTTCGTAGAGATTTTGGGCAATACGCTAGGCTTTATATCGAGATTGATTTGGCTAAGTCCCTTCCTACTACTCTTCTTATTGATGTTAATGATATTTCCTTTCACGTGGAATTTTCTTATGAATACATCCCTTTGTATTGCTCTAGTTGTAAAGTCACGGGACATTCCCTTGATAAATGTCGTAAGGGCAAGCACGCTGGCGCTGGCGACATGGAGAGTTTGTAAAATCAACAGGAGAAGCAAGTTGTTGCTAAAGGCCCTCAATGGAAACCGGTGATGCATGAGAATCGTTCTTTGGGTGAAAATTTGGCTTCGAAAGAGTGTTTGGCTGATGGCATGAAGGAGCAGCAGTAATATGCACTGGTTCGTGAATAGCAAGTGATAGAGGGTTCGGTTGTTGATAAATCTCCTTCCATCTTGAGTAATAGATTCAATGTGCTTAATGAGGATAACTCCAATGAGAAGGGTGTTGACGACAACAGATAGATTACCAGTAGGGATGGTTCTCGAAACTCGGCTCCGAGGTCAGATTTCACGGATTCTCCGCTGGCGCATAAAAGCAGTTCTATTTCTCCGAGATCGGGAGAATACTTGGGAAGGCAGAATCATGTTGATTTGGCTTATTTTAATTCTCAGAATTCGTCGAGGCAGACGGTTTCTCTTGGAAGCAGGTCCCTCTCACCGCGGGCGGGAGTTGCGCAAAATTCTTTGGGTAGAAAGAATGAGAACAACAACATACCTTCTCAAGTTCGAGAAGAAGCTTGTTTTTCTGATGTTGTTGTTGAGGCTAGGCTAGGTTTGATGCTGGAAAATCCTCGGGAGATTTCTCCCAAGCGCGACCATGTTGTTGCTGCTTTATAGGAAGTTTTGGTGGAGTCGATTGTGGCCAGCATTAATTTGCAGGGAAGTTCTACGGGGACGGGAACCGGCATGGGCGCTCATGTGCGTGATCCCCCTCGGGCAAAGGAAATCAGTTTGACGTGTTGGCTGGTCTTGATTTAGAGGGTGGTGAGGCAGCGCATTCCATGTCGGGACCAGATTTAGTGAATGCGGGCAGTGGCTTGCAGAATGAAGCTTTGGTGATTGAGAAAGAAGTGGCAGAGCAACAGTCGGGGGTTGGGGCAGAAAGTTTAGAGCAGGTTAATTCTCCGACTCAAAAGGAGGTTGTTGGTGATAAGCAGTCCAATCCTACTCCGGAAGATATGGCTAGTCGTCTAAGTCGGTTAGAAGAGCAGGTCAGTCAGGGAATGCAGTTGCTCTCATAGCCGAAGCGAGGACGTGGCCGCCCAAAGGGCTCGGGAAAGGGCAGGGAGCCTGTGCTTGCAGTTCCAGAAGGTTGCATTAAAAGTCGCCTtaggaatgcggaagaaatgggttATAAGCCGAGAGAGTTTGTAGTTGACCTTAGCAATAGTCCCAGCATGCAGGCAATGAATAATGTAGTACATgggcgttggtcggatgaaatggatgaTTATCCTGATTTTCGATACTGAGATGTTTTATTTTACGATCTCctttcgagtttcgtgcccttagtctgcgtctttgtgctttcaggggattttttctcttttcttttataataaacctcaatttaataaagttgtatatacaaatgacactataagattgaaattgacactataacattgtaaggttgaaattgacactatttggatatataaatgacactataacatctaaattgacattataacattttaaatgacattataaggttgaaaatgacactatgattGACACTAAAAGATTTCAAATGagttcctcaaaaaaaaaaaaagatttcaaatgacactttaacattttgaATGAcattacaagatttcaaatgacactactccgacatacaaatgacactaaaagatttcaattgacactttaacatttcgaatgacactacaagatttcaaatgacactttaacatttcaaatgacactactccgacaTATACATGACACTATAAAATTTTAACATTTGAAACGACacaataacatttcaaatgacactactccgacatacaaatgacactttgacGTTTCAAATAACACTACTTCGACgtacaaatgacactaaaagatttcaaatgacactataagatttcaaatgacactttaacatttccaATAACACTAGTccaatatacaaatgacactttaacatttcgaatgacacaataaaatttgaaatgacactacaagatttcaaacgacactactccgacatacaaatgacaccttaacatttcaaatgatactacaagatttcaattgacactacaagatttcaaatgacactataacaattcaaatgacactacaagattacaaatgacactataacatttcaaatgacactaatccgacatacaaatgacactttaacatttcgaatgacactactccgacatacaaatgacactacaagatttcaagtgacactttaacatttcaaacgacactacaagatttcaaatgactctttaaaatttcaaatgacattcggtttcaaaaaaataaattcaaatgacattttcttcgacatacaaatgacattacaagatttcaaatgacactttaacatttcgaataacactacaagatttcacatgacactttaacatttaaAATGACGCTACTcgatatacaaatgacactttaacattttgaATCACACAACTCCgtcatacaaatgacactacaaaatttcaaatgacactatttttcttgataaataacacCAACTGCATTAATAAATGATAGTTTATTTACATTACacatgacacttttaatatgtCTAAATGGCACTATTTATCTTAGTAAACAACactttttatttatctaaatgAACCAGAATTTTGATATattaatagtgtcatttgtatcaCAACACTATCCTTAAGTACATTTATTTTAGTTTGAATGAACTTTTTTCGAACTAGAATTTATCTTAGTAAACAACACATAGTGTCAATTCGATATattaatagtgtcatttaacaAGTAGTATCACTATGAAAAATAGTGTCATTAtctattattaaaagtgtcatttgtatatttgtataatgttatttatataaaaatgatagCTTGTGCAGAAATTTATTTCTGACAAATGAACATACAATGTTCCACTGACTAATGTAGACAATTTTTGACAAATGAACAGTAATGGCGGCAATGTCAGACCAGGGCGGCGGCCGGAATTGAAGAGAACTTGGAGGGTTAGGGCTCGATCCGCCTTCGCTGAAACTGAGAGAGGATTTCAGAGATAGTGAGACATAGACGAATGAAACATCACCGAGGATGAAGGCGACAGCCCTAACTCGCTGGAGAAGGGACGCAGCGGCGGCGACTTCAGAAAGGAGCTAGGGCTCAATTTGTGATTATTGTTTTCTGAATTTGAGGAGAAATACGTAAGGAGTGAGATGAAGGAGAGGAAGGGCCTGAGACGAGGCGCACCTCGCTGGACGAAGCCACGGCGGCTGACGCCTCTAAAGAAAGAAGAGGCGGAGGACTTTAAGCCTGAGAGAGAGGTTAGGGgcgaagagagagggagagagagaaaataagagagagaaagagagagagcgagagaaagagagagagaagcggTGCTGgccaaaaaaagaagaattcttttttttttttaatttacaaaacAGGTCAAAAGACCCATTTCGGAGGCGGGTCAGGGTTTGGGTCGGTGCAACCCAATTTTATCATAAAACTGGTTTAACAGGATACCACCTCTAACTAAATAGTCTAAAGGGTTGATATGTTCAACGtaaaaaattgaattgaaaataCAATGGTCGTGCAACTGCGCTTAGTTTTGTAACGTTAGATCGAATGAGACATGCCACATCAATTTCTCAGTGACCCAAAAATTTGAGgaattaattttaaaacaaaataaaaatagtaataacATCATTACAAGATTTTTAAATCATACTTAGATTGAAACATGAGTAAAGTTTTGTACATTAATTAACAATTAGTCCTTTCAGAATTTTCCAATTACAAGGGAGCTTCGATATTCCTTGCTATATTGGTCTAGCGAATTAAACACACAATATTTTAGGTAATTTTGTTTCTAGTCTAGTTCTGACTTCTGAGGTTATATTTGTGAATTTGGAATTTGTGACAGAAAATCATAAGTATAtctaaaaaagataaaatataaaagaaataaaatttctAGTTGGGACGGTTTCGGAGCGAGGAAATTATGAGTTTTCCTCGTCGCCCAAAAGATTTACTATTAGAGTTCCATCAAATacttaagggttaagtaccaaatacccctcTATCGATGACGTTCCTATGACGCTCAGGACCCTATACTTAGGATAAGCGTTGTTtgctacctcaacgtggcaaaatcgaaacAATTTCCCCCCTCCCCCGCCACTTAACGAATGCTAACGC
The genomic region above belongs to Salvia miltiorrhiza cultivar Shanhuang (shh) chromosome 5, IMPLAD_Smil_shh, whole genome shotgun sequence and contains:
- the LOC131025708 gene encoding uncharacterized protein LOC131025708 produces the protein MVIKNELQHLWGAKATWQLIPLGKGYYTMMFHNAEDKLQAKSKPIWEIFGGHVRLREWTKNFDPFKEHSSLANVWVRIHYLPIEYWNVEILAGIGRFVGHPLKIDGASVRRDFGQYARLYIEIDLAKSLPTTLLIDVNDISFHVEFSYEYIPLYCSSCKVTGHSLDKCRKGKHAGAGDMENFTDSPLAHKSSSISPRSGEYLGRQNHVDLAYFNSQNSSRQTVSLGSRSLSPRAGVAQNSLGRKNENNNIPSQVREEACFSDVVVEARLGLMLENPREISPKRDHVVAAL